DNA sequence from the Streptomyces sp. HUAS 15-9 genome:
CGAGATCACGCAGCCGCCAGGGACGGCCTTCGGACTCGGCGGCCTTGAGGACCGCCTCGATCGCACGACCGGCACTCGCCGTGTCCCTCCCGTGGAAGGTGAACAGCTCGGCGGGCCATTCCTCCAGACCCTGCTCCGGCGGAACGGCATCGGCGTAAGCCCTCAACACCACATGGAAGTTGGTCCCGCCGAAGCCGAACGCGCTTACTCCGGCGACGCGTTCGCCCGCCGGGGCCGCCCATGGCTGGGCCCGCGTGTGGAAGGCGAAGGGGCCGGCGCCCTCCTCCCACGCCGCGTTGGGGCTCTCCAGGTGCAGGGTGGGCGGCCGCACGCCGGTGTAGAGCGCCAGGGTGGTCTTGATCAGGCCCGCGAGACCGGCGGCGCACTTGGTGTGCCCGATCTGCGACTTGACCGAGCCCAGCGCGCATCCGCCGGGCCGGGCCCCGGCCTCGGAGAACACCTCGCCGAGGACGGTGAGTTCGGTGCGGTCGCCGACTACGGTCCCGGTGCCGTGGGCCTCCACCAGGCCGACCGCGGCGGGCGAGATGCCCGCGTTGCGGTACGCCCGCTCCAGCGCGGCCCGCTGCCCCTCGGGCCGGGGCGCGGTCAGACCGAGGGAGCGGCCGTCGCTGGACGAGCCGAGCCCTTTGATCACGCCGTAGATCCGGTCGCCGTCGCGTTCGGCGTCCGCAAGGCGCTTGAGGACGACGCAGGCGACGCCCTCGCCCAGCGCGATGCCGTCGGCCGACCCGTCGAAGGCCCGTGACCGGCCCGTCGGGGAGAGTGCGTGGACCGACGAGAACAGGACGTAGTCGTTGATGCCGTTGTGCAGGTCGGCGCCGCCGCACAGGACGATGTCACTGGTGCCCGCCGTGAGTTCCTTGCACGCCACGTCCACCGCGGCCAGCGAGGAGGCGCAGGCCGCGTCCACGGTGTAGTTGGCCCCGCCGAGGTCCAGCCGGTTGGCGATCCGGCCCGAGATGACGTTGGCGAGCATGCCGGGGAAGGAGTCCTCGGTCAGCCGGGGCAGCTGCTCCTCGATCCCGTCGGGCACTGTGCCGTAGTACGAGGGCAGTACGGCACGGAGGGTGGCGGCGTTGGAGAGGTCGCTGCCCGCCTCGGCCCCGAAGACGACGGAGGTGCGTGAGCGGTCGAACTCCCGCCCTCGGTCGCCGTATCCGGCGTCCTCCAGGGCGCGCCGGGCGGCCTCCAGGGACAACAGCTGGACGGGCTCGATGGTGCCGAGCGAGGCGGGCGGGATGCCGTAGGCGAGCGGGTCGAACGGGATGCGCGGCAGGAACCCGCCCCACTTGGAGGTGCTGCTGCCGTCGGCGTGGTGCACGTCGGGATTCCAGCGGTCGTGCGGGACCTCGGTGACGGCGTCGTGGCCTGCGACGATGTTCGCCCAGAAGGAGGCCAGGTCAGGGGCCTGCGGGAACATGCATGCCATGCCGACGACCGCGATGTCGACGGGTGCGGGCTGCGCCGGTCCCGCGGTCCGGTCGACGCCGAGGCGTCGGCTCAGCTCCTCGGTACGGGCGGCGAGGAAGTCGGCCGCGCCGTCGGTCACCGAGCGGTGCAGGGCTTCGATGGTGGTCGTCGCGGAGCGGAGCACGGCCACTTCCCCGGCCATGAACATGCCCTCGTCCAGCTGGCGTTGTTCTCCCACGGGCGCCAGCTCACCGCCGTCGGTCCGGTCGACGCCCTTGCTGGCGATGCGCAGCCGTCCGACGTTGAGCCGCTCCAGTTCCTCCCAGACACGTCGGTCCGGCACGCCCTGAGCGCGTAACTCTGCTTCTCGGTCGCGGTAGTTCACGGTGAACGGACTGGGGACGCAGCGGGTGGCGTGGCCGGGTGCGGTCTCCAGGAGGGCGGTGGTCCCGGCCGCCACGACCTGCCTCTGGAAAAGGGGCTGTATCGCGCCTCGCTGCACCACCTCCTCGGTGAACAGGTAGGCGGTTCCCATCAGGATGCCGACGGCGGCTCCGCGCTCCGTGAGCGGTGCGGCGAGCGCCGCGATCATCGCGGCGGAGCGCTCGTCGTGGACGCCGCCCGCGAAGAACACCTCGATCCGCCGGACCGTGTCGCCGTCGGCTCCGGCATCAGCATGGGCATCGGCGTCGGCGTCGGCGTCGGCCAGGAAGTCCTCCAGTACGGCCAGTTGGGCCTCCCACAGCGGGAAACTGGCCCGCGGTCCGACGTGTCCGCCGCATTCGGAGCCCTCGAAGACGAACCTGCGGGCTCCGGCCTCGAGGAACTGCCGCAGCAGCCCGGGTGAGGGCACATGCAGGAAGGTGCTGATTCCGGCCCGCTCCAGCGCCTCGGCCTGGGCGGGCCGGCCACCCGCGATGACGGCGTGGCTGGGCCCCAGCTCCCGTACGGCCTCCAGTTGGGCGCCGCGGATGTCCTCGGGGGCGAACCCGAGCACACCGACGCCCCAGGGCCGCCCGTCCAGCGCTACGCGCGTCTCCTCCAGCATCGCGCGCGCCTGCGCTCCGTCGGCCAGCGCCAACGCCAGGAAGGGCAGCGCACCGTGCTCGGCGACGGCCGCGGCGAATCCCGCCCGGTCACTGACCCGCGTCATCGGCCCCTGCGCCACGGGCAGCCGTGTCCCGAGGGCCCGGCTCATGCCCGAGCCGGACCGCAGCGCACGGGCGGGCGCGGGGTCGGGGTCGGGCGCGGGGTCGGCGGACCGACCGGGCAAGGTCTCCCGGATCGCGGAGGTCAGTCCGCGCAGCGTCCGGCCCACGTCCTGCCAGCGCTCCGCGAAGCGTGTCGCGAGGAAGCCGTCCTGACCGACCGGCAGCAGCTGGGTGTGCGGGTCCTGGGCGCCCAGCAGCGCGGCGACGGCGGTGGGGTCGTCGGCGGGCGGGCGTAAAACGTCGGGGCCCCGGCGGTGCAGTACGCGGTGGCCTGCCACGACGACGGTCTCCGAGCCGTCGAGGGAGCGGAGTGCGGCCGCGGTCGCCTCGGGCAGCGTCGACTCGGCCAGCAGGGCCAGTTGTGTGTCCAGGACGACTCCGGCCGCCCCACCCGCCACGGCGGCGGCCGCCGTACGGGGTCCGATGCCGCCGCACGCCCAGACCGGCACGTCCGACTCCGGGTCGGCGAGCAGCTGTTGGAGCAGTACGAAGGTGCTGAGTTCCCCGATCCGACCGCCGCTCTCACTGCCGCGGGCGATGAGTCCGTGCGCCCCCGCACGCACCGCGTCCCGCGCCTGGTCCAGGTCGGTGACCTCGGCCAACACCCGGTGGCTCGCCGCGAGTTCGGGGAGCGGCCACGGGGCGTCGGCCGTCCGGACCACGGTGTCGACCGCCTCGATGTCCTCGGGCCGCATCCGGCACCGGCCCGTGACCCGCACCCCGAACGGGCCCGGCGCCATACGTCTCAGACGCCCGAGGGCGTCACGGGTTCTTCGGTCGCCGTTCCCGAGGTCCAGGATCCCGAGTCCGCCGGCCCGGCAGACGGCCGCGGTCAGCCTGGCATCGGGTTCTCCGAAAGGGGTGATGCAAATGATCAGGTCCAGAGCGCGCGCAGCAGACGTCATGATGCTCCGAATAATCGGTAAGACAGCACGGTGGGGGGTTTGTGCGACGTGGAAGCGCTGGTGCGGGGCCACCGGAAACTAGCGACTTATTACTGGCGGGTCAATAACGATGCGGCCATTCCGCTTGTGGGGGAATCAATTCGGCCAGTGGACGAGAGTCGACGCAAGAGCCGAAAATCCGATCAAGTCCCGTCCACCGTACGGCCGTCCGCACCACGAGCCCCAGGCACCTCAACGCCACAAGCCCGTCAAAGCGTCCGGTGGATTCACCCCCCACTCACCCGTCCGCAACACGGCGGGCGGCCGGGTCGACCTCTGTAAATTCCGCATGACTTCGGCGCGGTGGCCAGATCGATACACCCCGAAACCAGGGTCGCACGAGCGCGCCCCGACCTGACGGCAGCCCGACAGAAACCTGTCGGCGACTGAATTGCATTCAGGCCAAACGTGAATCATGGAAAAATCTTGTAAATCCTTGAAGAAACGACTGGGGAACGCCGGTCGCCCGGCCGCCGGGCTGACGGTAGGGGTCTCAGGGCATCGAGGACGGGCGTGACGGCGTACTCGACCGGCACCGGCCGCTCCGGCGTCGGGCCGCCGCTGACGTCGCGGCAGCCGACCCGCGCGATCCGGGTGGCGTACCGCTCCTGAGTCTGCCCGGACTTGTCGCGCGGGGTGCCGGCGGGGTTGCGCAGTCCACCATGGGCGACCTCGGCGGGCCCGCTCGCCACGGCGGCGGACGGGGAGGCGGCGACGGACGGCTCACGGTTGACACCGGACCGGGCGGAACCGCCGCCCAAGGCTCCCCAGGCGTCACCGAGTCGGGAGACACCATGGAGGCCTTCGGCCCAGCCCCTGACCACCAGCGCGGTCGCGAGCAGCACGAGGCAGGTGAGGCCGACGCCGACGGCCACCGCCATGCGCCGCGTCCGGTTTCGCCTCTCGTACGCCGACCGTACGGCCTGCGAGTGCAGGACCTCCGGGTGTACGGCCTCCGGGCTCACGGCCTTAGGCGCGGGCGGCGGTTCCTCGACGGCTCCGCGTCCCGGGCGCGAGTCGAGATAGCGGCGCGCGCCCCAGCCGAGCACGGTCTCGGCGAGCAGGATCTCCAGTCCGCCCTCGAAATGACCCAGCTGTTCCGCGGCTTGGCGGCAGTACTGGCACACCGTCAAATGCTGTTGCACATCGGGCGACAGCGAGCCGCCGCGGCGAAGGGAGATATCGAGGAGGCGGTTGGAGTAACGACATTCCGCAGTGGGCGCGAGTTCTCGGTGGGCGCGTACCAGTCCCGCCCGGAATTGTTCACGCGCCTGCTCCAGCATGGCCGTGGCGGAAGAGATGTCCACACCCAGCAGGCCGGCGGGAACGGATATCGGCTCCGCCTCGACCTCGGTGTGCCACAGCAGACATTGGGACGCTCCCGGAAGGGCATGGAAAGCGCGTTCGGCGAGTTGTCTTCTTTCGGGGATGCCGGACTTCACCGCGCGTAGACCGCGCCCGCCGGTCGGTTTGCGCAACTCGGGCAGGACCACACAGATGCCCTCGTCGGCGGCCCACTCCCGGACGGTCTCCCGCACGGCCACGAGGAACTGCGGGCGCAGCGGGCCGCCGGTCGCCCCGCCCGCCAGCCGGCCGAGCACGCGGTTGAAGGCCGTGGTGGCGACGAACTGGGCGGCACCGGTTGCGGAGGCGAGGCAGACGACCGCGTAGTCACAGGTCGCCCGCCAGTGCCGGGCCAGCAGAAGGGCGACGGCACGATGGCCGCCGTCGCCCTTGGCGCCGAGTTGTGCGACGAGGTTGCGATCGGACCGGGACTGCACGGAACCATTTCCTTCCAAGCCGAAGGACGACACAAGGGATTACCTCTTGGTGCGTACCTTTGGCGCGTACCCATAAGGACGGATTCTCCCGTCCCGGGCCCGGCCTCCGCCCTCCCGAGCGGAGGCTCACCCTCGCACACCCGACTCACAGGTAACAAGAAGTTCGAGCGGCCCGAGCGGGAGGGCCGGGAAATCAAATCCGAGTTACCGTCGGTATCCGCATCGGCATTCGATGTGTTGGTTACTCAAGGCTCAACTTGTGTGTACGGAAAGCCAGATGCCACACCGAATCCTCAACCTTCCCGCCGGAAACGGAACGCACTCTTCCACAGCGAGCTCCCATGTTTCTCCCGGCCTGCTCTCATCCTCGTACGCCAGCAACCTTCTCGAGACCAGGACGTTCGGCTCACGAGTGATCTACGAGCGCTACGTGCGCGCCCACGACGAGTCGGCCTGAACCACACGCGCAGCGGTGTCAGTGGCGTCCCGTAGGTTCGTCCCATGAGTTCTTCTCTGAGCGTCTACCTGCTCGACGTGGCCGCCACACGTGCCCTGGTCGGTTCCGGCGATGACCAGTTGCTGGAGGTGATACGCGGCAACTTCGGTGACGACCTGGCCCGCGACGACGACTATCACAGCCACGCGATCGGGAAGGGCGCCCCCACGGCGGACGAGGCCTTGCGCGCGGTCATCCACGGCGGGCCCTTCAGCGAGAACCAGGACCACGCCTTCCAGTACGGCTACGCCTACGAGCGGCTGTGCTCGCTCACCGGCGTGTTCCTGCGCAACGACTGCTTCACACCGCACAGGGGCGACTGGCTCTCAGTCGTCGACCAGGGTCTGGTCTCTCTGGGCATCACCGCCGTGTCCGTGGAAGCCTTCAGCCACGGTGCCCCGCCCGCTCCGCTCCCGTACACCTTCACACCGGGCTGCGGCGAGTGGACTCCCGATCACATCGCCCGGGCGCTGGAGCAGTTCGAGGCCACCAAGCGCGCGGTCGACGAGTCGGGACAGGCACCGCCGCTGGAGCCCGAAGTCGTGGAGGCCGTCATGCAGTGCCTCGACTGGATGCGGCACGCCGAGGCACGGCCCGGCTTCGGCGTCATCGGCTTCCGATCCTGACACGCGGAAACTTGCGGGGCATCACTCCCGCACGTCGTCACCCGTTGAGCCGCAACGTCCACACGACAGTCATCTCGCCCGTGACAGACCCGTCCTCGCGATGAATGGCGATGTCGACCGGGAACTCCGGCCGTCCGCCCGCGTCCAGCTCGGCGATGACCTCGGCCGCCGGGCGGGCCAGGGTGGCGGTAGCCGTCACCGGCCCCATGGCCAGCTTCTTGTAGCCGATCTCGGCCCGTACCGCGAGCGGCACCGCACGCGAGAGCTGGTCGCCGAAGGCCTTGAGCACGATGGCGCCGCTGGCGGACTCGGCCAAGGTGAACATGGCGCCGGCGTGGGGGCCGCCGATGTGGTTGTGGAAGTCCGGCTGGTCCGGAAGCCGCAGCACGGCGCGCTCCGGAGTGACCTCGACGAACTGAAGGTTCAGGGTCCGCACCATCGGAACGGCGGCGGCCAGCATGTCGCCCATCGAGGCGCTCTCAACTGTCATGAGGGAGATGTTACCGGCGAGTAGTAGGGCCTGACCAGGCCGGTCCGATGATCGCTGTATCGTTACCGCCCATGTGGCCAGGGGAACAGCCGCCCGGCGGCGGGGCGAATCCGCAGCAGAACCCGTACCAGCAGCCCGGCTATCAGCAGCCGAACCCGTACCTGGGACAGCAGTCCGCCCAGTGGACCGCGTCGCCCACCGTGACGGCGCCCGGGCCGGGCGGCGGTGGAGGGCGCACGAAGCTGGTGGCGGTCCTCGCGGCGACGACCGTCGTCGTCGCGGCCGGTGTCACCGGATTCCTGGTCCTGGGCGGCGGCAAGGACGACCAGGCCGACCCCGGCCCCACCGGCTCACCGACGGCCTCCTCCGCCTCGCCGTCCGCCTCCTCCGTGCGGGACAACCCGCGCGCCGGAGGCGATCTGAAGCCGACCGTCAGCGGCTGGAAGGTCGTGGTCAATCCGGATGTGGGCATCGCCTTCGACGTGCCCCCGGACTGGGCACCGCGCTCGAAGGACTAGATCACCTACGTCACGGACGACGCCGGCTCCGGCGACAAGGTGATCATCGGCATGAAGGCACCGGCCGTGTACAAGGAGAAGTGGTGCAGCTCCGACGACAACAAGGACGGCAGCAGCGAGAACACGTCCCTGGCGAACGTGGGCACGCGCGGCAACCACGACAAGAGCACCGAGGAGGCTGCCCGCTCCGACTCGGCGGACTGGGTCTACGGCTGGTACACCCAGCCCGACCGCAAGAAGGTCACCACCGGCCCGGTGACGTCGTACACCACCGCCTCCGGCATCACGGGCAGCCTCGCCACCTCGAGGTCGTCCGGGGTCGTGAAGAAGCACAAGTGCGACTCCGACGGCAGAGCGACGACGTTCGCCTTCAAGGACCCGGACGGGGCTGTGCTGTCGTGGTCGTTCGTCGGTGCCACGGGCGTCAGCGGTGAGGTCACGGACACGACGGTCCGCGGCATCCTGCGCACGGTGCGGCTGTACGACGCCGGGTCGGACTCCTGAGGCAACACGTGTGGTGATTCGGTGCGGTCCTTGATTCGGTACGCCCCTGACAAGGGGTGGTGACCGAATCGTGTCCCTGGCGCCACTAGGGTAGCTGCCCATGTGGCCAGGACAGCAGCCGCCCGGGGGCGAGCAGAACCCGCAGAGCAACCCGCAGAACAACCCGTATCAGCAGCCGGGTTACCAGCAGCCGAATCCGTATCAGCAGCCCGGCTACCAGCAGTATCAGCAGCCGAACCCCTATGGGCAGCAGCCGCAGTGGGGCGCTCCGACACCGGTGGGCGGGCCCCAGCCGCCGCAGGGCGGCGGGGGCCGGACCAAGCTGATAGCGATCGTCGCGGCGGTGGCCGTGGTCGTCGCGGCCGGTGTGACCGGATTCCTCGTCCTGGGTGGGGACAAGGACGACAAGGCGGACGGCGGTTCGGGCAAGAAGACCAGCCGGTCGCCGACCCCGGAGCCCACCGCCACCTCCTCCGTTTCGAACGACAACCCTCGGGGCGACGAGACCGACAAACCGCTCATCGCGGGCTGGAAGGTCGTCGTCAACCCCAAGTGGGGCACGGCCTTCGACGTGCCGGCCGACTGGCAGGTCGACAGCCCGGGTACCTCGATCGGATTCGAGGACGACAAGTCGAGCGACGGCAAGCCCCTCATCACGATGTCGGCACCGGCCGAATACAAGTCCAAGTGGTGCACGTCCGACGACGACAAGGACGGCAGGTCGGAGGACACGTCGCTGGCCGCGGTGGGCACCAAGGGCGAGAGCGGCGCCAAGAGCCCCGGCGACGCGGCGATCCGCGAGGTGCCCTGGTGGGTGTACGGCGGCTACACACAGCCCGACAAGAAGAGCATCACCTACGACAAGAAGGCCACGGACTTCACGACCAAGTCGGGCGTCAAGGGCGCCTACGCCTGGGCGCGTTCGACCAACACGCCGCGCAAGGGCAAGTGCGCCAGCGACGGCAAGTCGCTCACCTTCGGCTTCGAGAACTCGGCCGGAGACATCGTGTCGTTCAACTTCTACGGCGCCAAGGGCGTGAAGGACGAGGTCGACACGGCGACCATCATGAAGATCCTCAGCACGGTACGGCTGCACGGGGACCCCACCGAGAGCTGACCGCGGGGCTGGTCGCCCGGTGCCCGCACCAGTTCTGGCACACGTACCGGGCGGCCCGCCGCGGACGACCGTGAACGGCTCAGCCGATGCCGAACGCGCCGTCGGGGGGTTCGGGTGACGGTACGGCGTCCTCGTCCCGTACCGGGCGGGCGCCGCCGATGAACTCGCGCAGCGCGGCGCCGTGTTCGACGCGGGCAGGGAAGGCGTCGGAGGCGGTGCGGCGGGCCAGGGCGGCCGCGTCGACCGGGTGGTGCGAGGCGACGAGCACCGCGTTGCCGAACCGGCGGCCGCGCAGCACGCCCGGCTCGGCGATCAGCGCCAGCTCCGCGAACACGGCGGCGAACGTGGCGAGTTGGGACCGGAGGAAGGCGAACGGCGCGGCGTCGGCGAGGTTGGCCAGATAGACCCCGTCGGCCCGCAGGACCCGCTCGGCCTCGCGGGCGTAGGCGAGCGAGGTGAGGTGCGCGGGGACCCGGGAGCCGCCGAAGACGTCGGCGATCAGCACGTCGGCCGAGTCGTCCGGGGCGGACTCGAGCCAGGCGCGCGCATCGGCCGGGTGCACGGTGATGCCGGCACCGTCCGGCAGCGGCAGATGCTCCGCCACCAGCTCCAGCAGCCCCCGGTCGGCCTCCACGACGTCCTGCCGGGAGCCCGGCCGGGTGGCCGAGAGGTACCTGGGCAGGGTGAGCGCTCCCCCGCCCAGGTGCACGACGTCCAGCGGCCGCCCCGGTTCCCCCACGGTGTCCAGCACATACCCGAGCCGCCGCGCGTACTCGAACTCCAGATGTGTCGGCGCGTCCAGGTCCACGTACGACTGCGGCGCCCCGTCGACCGTGAGCAGCCAGGCCCGCTCACGATCGACGTCGGGCATCAGCTTGGCGGTGCCGTGGTCGGTGGCACGGGTGACGGGTATGGCTTCGTTCACTCCTCCATTGTGCGATGAGGGCAGCACCCCAGGGACGCGGGGCTGTACCGATACGGACATGCCGCGCCCCCGGTGCACCGCTCAGCCCAGGGACGTAACCGTCCCCGCTCCGACCGTCCGCCCTCCTTCACGGATGGCGAACCCGAGCCCCGGCTCCAGCGGTACGTCCCGCCCCAGCTCCACGGTCATGGTCACCGTGTCCCCGGGCCGGGCCACCGCCACCTCACCGAGGTCGACATCGCCGACCACGTCCGCGGTGCGGATGTAGAACTGCGGCCGGTAACCGCTCGAGACCGGCGTCGTACGACCGCCCTCGCGCCCAGACAGCACGTACACCCGCGCCAAGAAGCGCCGGCTGGGCACCACGCTGCCCGGCGCGGCCACCACGTGCCCGCGGCGGACCGCGTCCCGGGGGACACCCCGCAGCAGCAACGCCACGTTGTCCCCGGCCTGGGCCTCCTGCATCGGCTTACCGAAGGTCTCCAGGCCGGTCACGACGGTCTCGGTGTCCGCGCCGAGCACCTCCACACGGTCACCGACCCGGACCGTGCCGCGCTCGACCGCGCCGGTCACGACCGTGCCCCGCCCGGTGATGGTGAGCACGTTCTCCACCGGTAGCAGGAACGGCGCGTCCAGGTACCGCTCCGGCATGGGCACGTAGGTGTCCACGGCGTCGAGCAGCGCCTCGACCGACGCCGTCCAGCGCGGGTCCCCTTCCAGGGCCTTCAGCCCGGAGACCCGTACGACGGGTACGGAGTCGCCGCCGTAGCCCTGCGCGGTGAGCAGTTCCCGTACCTCCAGCTCGACCAGGTCGGTGAGCTCCTCGTCGCCGGCGTCGGCCTTGTTCAGCGCCACCACGATGTGGTCGACGCCCACCTGCCGGGCGAGCAGGACGTGTTCGGCGGTCTGCGGCATGATCCCGTCGAGCGCGGAGACGACGAG
Encoded proteins:
- a CDS encoding DUF4442 domain-containing protein, which encodes MTVESASMGDMLAAAVPMVRTLNLQFVEVTPERAVLRLPDQPDFHNHIGGPHAGAMFTLAESASGAIVLKAFGDQLSRAVPLAVRAEIGYKKLAMGPVTATATLARPAAEVIAELDAGGRPEFPVDIAIHREDGSVTGEMTVVWTLRLNG
- the tuf gene encoding elongation factor Tu, with product MPKTAYVRTKPHLNIGTMGHVDHGKTTLTAAITKVLAERGTGSTTEYVSFDRIDRAPEEAARGITINIAHVEYETDTRHYAHVDMPGHADYVKNMVTGAAQLDGAILVVSALDGIMPQTAEHVLLARQVGVDHIVVALNKADAGDEELTDLVELEVRELLTAQGYGGDSVPVVRVSGLKALEGDPRWTASVEALLDAVDTYVPMPERYLDAPFLLPVENVLTITGRGTVVTGAVERGTVRVGDRVEVLGADTETVVTGLETFGKPMQEAQAGDNVALLLRGVPRDAVRRGHVVAAPGSVVPSRRFLARVYVLSGREGGRTTPVSSGYRPQFYIRTADVVGDVDLGEVAVARPGDTVTMTVELGRDVPLEPGLGFAIREGGRTVGAGTVTSLG
- a CDS encoding DUF7691 family protein, translating into MSSSLSVYLLDVAATRALVGSGDDQLLEVIRGNFGDDLARDDDYHSHAIGKGAPTADEALRAVIHGGPFSENQDHAFQYGYAYERLCSLTGVFLRNDCFTPHRGDWLSVVDQGLVSLGITAVSVEAFSHGAPPAPLPYTFTPGCGEWTPDHIARALEQFEATKRAVDESGQAPPLEPEVVEAVMQCLDWMRHAEARPGFGVIGFRS
- a CDS encoding spermidine synthase, which codes for MNEAIPVTRATDHGTAKLMPDVDRERAWLLTVDGAPQSYVDLDAPTHLEFEYARRLGYVLDTVGEPGRPLDVVHLGGGALTLPRYLSATRPGSRQDVVEADRGLLELVAEHLPLPDGAGITVHPADARAWLESAPDDSADVLIADVFGGSRVPAHLTSLAYAREAERVLRADGVYLANLADAAPFAFLRSQLATFAAVFAELALIAEPGVLRGRRFGNAVLVASHHPVDAAALARRTASDAFPARVEHGAALREFIGGARPVRDEDAVPSPEPPDGAFGIG
- a CDS encoding type I polyketide synthase, which translates into the protein MTSAARALDLIICITPFGEPDARLTAAVCRAGGLGILDLGNGDRRTRDALGRLRRMAPGPFGVRVTGRCRMRPEDIEAVDTVVRTADAPWPLPELAASHRVLAEVTDLDQARDAVRAGAHGLIARGSESGGRIGELSTFVLLQQLLADPESDVPVWACGGIGPRTAAAAVAGGAAGVVLDTQLALLAESTLPEATAAALRSLDGSETVVVAGHRVLHRRGPDVLRPPADDPTAVAALLGAQDPHTQLLPVGQDGFLATRFAERWQDVGRTLRGLTSAIRETLPGRSADPAPDPDPAPARALRSGSGMSRALGTRLPVAQGPMTRVSDRAGFAAAVAEHGALPFLALALADGAQARAMLEETRVALDGRPWGVGVLGFAPEDIRGAQLEAVRELGPSHAVIAGGRPAQAEALERAGISTFLHVPSPGLLRQFLEAGARRFVFEGSECGGHVGPRASFPLWEAQLAVLEDFLADADADADAHADAGADGDTVRRIEVFFAGGVHDERSAAMIAALAAPLTERGAAVGILMGTAYLFTEEVVQRGAIQPLFQRQVVAAGTTALLETAPGHATRCVPSPFTVNYRDREAELRAQGVPDRRVWEELERLNVGRLRIASKGVDRTDGGELAPVGEQRQLDEGMFMAGEVAVLRSATTTIEALHRSVTDGAADFLAARTEELSRRLGVDRTAGPAQPAPVDIAVVGMACMFPQAPDLASFWANIVAGHDAVTEVPHDRWNPDVHHADGSSTSKWGGFLPRIPFDPLAYGIPPASLGTIEPVQLLSLEAARRALEDAGYGDRGREFDRSRTSVVFGAEAGSDLSNAATLRAVLPSYYGTVPDGIEEQLPRLTEDSFPGMLANVISGRIANRLDLGGANYTVDAACASSLAAVDVACKELTAGTSDIVLCGGADLHNGINDYVLFSSVHALSPTGRSRAFDGSADGIALGEGVACVVLKRLADAERDGDRIYGVIKGLGSSSDGRSLGLTAPRPEGQRAALERAYRNAGISPAAVGLVEAHGTGTVVGDRTELTVLGEVFSEAGARPGGCALGSVKSQIGHTKCAAGLAGLIKTTLALYTGVRPPTLHLESPNAAWEEGAGPFAFHTRAQPWAAPAGERVAGVSAFGFGGTNFHVVLRAYADAVPPEQGLEEWPAELFTFHGRDTASAGRAIEAVLKAAESEGRPWRLRDLALSAARRSDASPDPVRAAVVATDVDDLIRQLRRALAQEHDPAAGIHLADAEAHVEDKIAFLFPGQGSQRPGMLADLFIAFPELHHYLQLGRAHADRLYPPAAFDDAARERRRAELTDTRAAQPALGITGLAAHGFLTTAGVRPDMAAGHSYGELTALCAAGALDPETLLELSTERASAILAAAGDDPGTMAAVSAGAEDVETALRTAGAPASVVLANRNSPQQTVISGPTEEVAVAVRLLREAGFGAKRIPVACAFHSPLVAGAGERFAEVLRDRTVRPPEFPVWSNRTAAPYVADPDAVRAELAAQIGAPVAFAAQIEAMYEAGARTFVEAGPGTVLTRLVAQILGDRPHRTVACEPRDGSGLRGWLDALAQLAVAGRPVRTGWLFRGRDAVDAVRTPAPKRPGWTVDGHLVRTAAGELLPGALAPARRVVETTVTTNHPYGVPGGQDALISEFLRTSREMIAAQRDVLLTYLGAVPGQSAPAPAAPGRLVAPQALPAELVAAPQLVPESTPANTGTGTDPAADVERLVREIISERTGYPVDMIEPDLDLEADLSIDSIKRAEIAGELAKRLGIGAGADVTALDDALLEELAKARTAVAVTGWLVARLGGAGEQGAVEPEVPGGGEESTEQVVGVTPKRLQLRPVPLGQPDRPADPASVLSGKRFVVLGDGGGAAAEIAARLAPYGAEVVTVDAEHLLTEADGVVDGVLHMGALPGAEPPVLPDAFPALKAALAREPRWLLAVRPADGDDVLRAAGLDGLFRTVEREYPQTVARTVVLADTGPSAVADALLAELLAPDPAPVVLRTSAGRHGFELVEAPLGTLGSTGAGPAGDGAAEAAALGLDRDSVVLLVGGARGITAKFAASLAAACRCRIELLGRTPAATGPEDPRTAAAHTPAELRAVLASGGSLRPAETNRAAELILAQREIAATLAELTALGSRVRYHTVDFREQDAALQAVKEIHAEHGRLDGVVFAAGVIEDRLIAEKTTESFQRVYGTKAAGAATLLSALEELPNGPGFTVLFGSISAVLGNRGQADYAAANDALETLGTAWAARTGHRALTVHWGPWAPSGSHGGMVGPELGREYARRGIRLIDPEEGTAALLRELAWGEESARAVVYTASGW